One Paraburkholderia dioscoreae DNA segment encodes these proteins:
- a CDS encoding TlpA family protein disulfide reductase has product MNMRRILAGALIAIVAAGGGVLANHWLNGGAEVAHASQPASAESAVAQLWTAPVTTVDGKPQTLNLLKGHPIVVNFWASWCGPCVEEMPALSQLQHDYAKKGIQFVGLGVDSDKNVQAFLQKVKVAYPVYVTGFGGADLARAFGNTAGGLPFTVVIDAKGNIRSTKLGQIDPQALKQTLDAL; this is encoded by the coding sequence ATGAATATGAGACGGATTCTGGCGGGTGCGCTTATCGCCATCGTCGCTGCGGGCGGCGGTGTGCTGGCGAACCACTGGCTGAACGGCGGCGCCGAAGTCGCGCATGCGTCGCAGCCGGCTTCGGCCGAAAGCGCGGTCGCCCAACTGTGGACCGCGCCGGTGACCACGGTGGACGGCAAGCCACAGACGCTAAATTTGCTTAAAGGGCACCCAATCGTCGTCAACTTCTGGGCCTCGTGGTGCGGGCCTTGCGTCGAAGAAATGCCCGCACTCTCGCAGCTTCAGCACGATTACGCGAAAAAAGGCATCCAGTTCGTTGGACTTGGCGTCGATTCGGATAAAAACGTTCAGGCGTTCCTGCAAAAAGTGAAAGTGGCGTACCCGGTCTACGTAACCGGCTTCGGCGGCGCCGACCTCGCGCGCGCGTTCGGCAATACGGCGGGCGGCCTGCCCTTTACCGTCGTAATCGACGCAAAAGGCAACATTCGCTCGACAAAATTAGGACAAATCGACCCGCAAGCGCTGAAACAGACGCTCGACGCGCTTTAA